From a region of the uncultured Desulfatiglans sp. genome:
- a CDS encoding exported hypothetical protein (Evidence 5 : Unknown function) has product MKAIKIVIGILCLVSVWCIIGPASAAEFEYTLHTGFHFDLWRSDADESGFQFHTPIEVAGRYDAFSLRVLSAVMYTETSPEGRDDVSVSNFADTKINASYEIIGRFPVDILIGLDLNLPTGETRLSADDLLLYLDPDLVSITQLGEGFNINPTLVLGREWERWAAGLGAGYVWRGSYDYSEEVEDYDPGNIFTLSAEVHYLLTSAWQARLFAQYADYGQDTVRDAAFYEEGDFMMIGVGLDYSAGPWETSVSLRSIQRAKSRFDEPSGGILKEEANSHGDEWVADLFCRYALDSRTTLKGLAQFLSIDANDYPRGEDLYVGERQKFALGLAVARQLLANLSGEVGVKGFIVDDDETWYHPTSGRRYRGLSAAVTFTGTF; this is encoded by the coding sequence ATGAAAGCCATAAAGATCGTCATCGGGATCCTGTGCCTGGTCAGCGTATGGTGCATCATCGGACCGGCCTCTGCGGCGGAGTTCGAATACACCCTTCACACCGGCTTTCACTTCGACCTGTGGCGGAGCGATGCGGATGAGAGCGGTTTTCAGTTCCACACGCCCATCGAGGTTGCCGGCCGCTACGATGCGTTTTCCCTGCGGGTGCTCAGCGCCGTCATGTACACCGAGACATCTCCCGAAGGCAGGGATGACGTGTCCGTCTCGAATTTCGCCGACACCAAGATCAATGCCTCCTACGAGATCATCGGCCGCTTCCCGGTCGATATCCTGATCGGGCTCGATCTGAACCTTCCCACGGGCGAGACCCGGCTGAGCGCCGATGACCTGCTGCTGTATCTGGACCCCGATCTCGTTTCCATCACCCAGCTCGGTGAGGGTTTCAACATCAACCCGACGCTCGTCCTCGGCAGGGAATGGGAGCGTTGGGCGGCCGGCCTGGGGGCTGGATACGTGTGGCGCGGAAGCTACGACTACAGCGAGGAGGTCGAGGACTACGACCCGGGAAACATCTTCACCCTGTCGGCGGAGGTCCACTATCTGCTGACATCCGCCTGGCAGGCGCGGCTGTTCGCCCAGTACGCCGATTACGGCCAGGACACGGTGCGGGATGCGGCCTTTTATGAGGAGGGGGACTTCATGATGATCGGCGTGGGCTTGGACTATTCGGCCGGTCCCTGGGAGACCTCCGTCAGCCTGAGAAGCATCCAGAGGGCCAAAAGCCGCTTCGACGAGCCGTCGGGCGGCATTCTGAAGGAGGAGGCGAACAGCCACGGGGACGAATGGGTGGCGGACCTCTTCTGCCGGTATGCGCTCGATTCCCGGACCACGCTGAAAGGGCTCGCCCAGTTCCTCTCGATCGACGCCAATGATTACCCTCGAGGGGAGGATCTTTACGTCGGCGAGCGCCAGAAATTCGCCCTCGGGCTCGCCGTGGCCCGACAGCTCCTGGCCAACCTGAGTGGAGAGGTCGGGGTCAAGGGCTTCATCGTGGACGATGACGAGACCTGGTACCACCCCACGAGCGGCCGGCGTTACCGCGGGTTGAGCGCCGCCGTCACTTTCACCGGGACCTTCTGA
- a CDS encoding Curli production assembly/transport component CsgG (modular protein) translates to MRLVRHHHGPDPWAARAETGSARKTAPHSKGGVVRPRFRIWIEAYALALILGACAAAAPPAPLGPPAVAVWDLEDLGPEGSALPGLGEALAGRVIQVLDVEGGYQVIERERLVRILEELNLGSGELADEETRLRLGRIAGAQRMVFGSYLVIEGTARIDLRLVEVETGRVLAAAERSAAGRDIQAWLGAAGEAAAELAGAAPVRRSR, encoded by the coding sequence GTGAGACTCGTTAGGCATCATCACGGCCCCGATCCTTGGGCGGCGCGCGCTGAAACGGGTTCGGCGCGGAAGACGGCCCCGCATTCAAAAGGCGGCGTGGTTCGGCCTCGGTTCCGCATCTGGATCGAGGCCTATGCGCTGGCCCTGATCCTGGGTGCCTGCGCCGCAGCAGCGCCTCCCGCCCCCCTCGGGCCGCCGGCGGTGGCGGTCTGGGACCTCGAGGATCTCGGCCCGGAAGGGTCGGCCCTCCCGGGATTGGGAGAGGCCCTCGCCGGCCGGGTGATCCAGGTCCTGGATGTCGAAGGCGGCTACCAGGTGATCGAGCGGGAGCGGCTGGTCCGCATCCTGGAGGAACTGAACCTGGGCTCGGGAGAGCTGGCGGATGAAGAAACACGACTGCGCCTCGGGCGGATCGCCGGGGCGCAGCGGATGGTCTTCGGCAGTTATCTCGTGATCGAGGGGACCGCCCGGATCGATCTGCGGCTGGTGGAGGTGGAGACCGGCAGAGTGCTGGCGGCCGCGGAGCGCAGTGCGGCAGGCCGTGATATCCAGGCATGGCTCGGCGCCGCCGGGGAGGCGGCGGCCGAGCTTGCAGGGGCCGCTCCGGTCAGAAGGTCCCGGTGA